A genomic region of Mycobacterium sp. Aquia_213 contains the following coding sequences:
- a CDS encoding bifunctional o-acetylhomoserine/o-acetylserine sulfhydrylase produces the protein MSDDDTDPAAHWSFETKQVHAGQQPDPATNARALPIYQTTSYVFDDTTHAAALFGLEVPGNIYTRIGNPTTDVVEQRIAALEGGVAALFLSSGQAAETFAILNLAGVGDHIVSSPRLYGGTYNLFHYSLAKLGIEVSFVEDPDDLDSWQAAVRPNTKAFFGETISNPQIDILDTPGVAGVAHANGVPLIVDNTIATPYLIQPFTQGADIVVHSATKYLGGHGSAIAGVIVDGGTFDWTQGRFPGFTTPDPSYHGVVFAELGPPAFALKARVQLLRDFGSAASPFNAFLVAQGLETLSLRIERHVANAQRVAEFLEGHAGVVSVNYAGLPSSPWHERAKKLAPKGTGAVLAFELAGGIEAGKAFVNALQLHSHVANIGDVRSLVIHPASTTHAQLSPAEQLSTGVTPGLVRLAVGIENIDDILADLELGFAAVPKSSDPQAVAAF, from the coding sequence ATGAGCGACGACGACACCGATCCAGCTGCGCATTGGTCGTTCGAGACCAAGCAGGTTCACGCGGGCCAGCAGCCCGACCCGGCCACCAACGCACGCGCGCTGCCGATCTACCAGACCACCTCGTACGTCTTCGACGACACCACCCACGCCGCCGCCCTGTTCGGGCTCGAGGTCCCGGGCAACATCTACACCCGGATCGGCAACCCGACCACCGACGTCGTCGAACAGCGGATCGCCGCGCTGGAAGGCGGCGTCGCCGCCCTGTTCCTCAGCTCCGGACAGGCCGCTGAGACATTCGCCATATTGAACCTCGCGGGTGTCGGGGATCACATTGTGTCCAGTCCGCGCCTCTACGGTGGCACGTACAACTTGTTCCACTATTCGCTGGCCAAGCTCGGTATCGAGGTCAGCTTCGTCGAGGATCCCGACGATCTGGACTCGTGGCAGGCCGCCGTGCGGCCCAACACCAAGGCCTTCTTCGGCGAGACGATCTCCAACCCGCAGATCGACATCCTGGACACCCCGGGCGTCGCCGGGGTGGCGCACGCCAACGGCGTACCGCTGATCGTCGACAACACCATTGCCACGCCCTACCTGATCCAGCCGTTCACGCAGGGCGCCGACATCGTGGTGCACTCCGCGACGAAGTACCTGGGCGGGCACGGCTCCGCGATCGCCGGGGTCATCGTCGACGGCGGCACCTTCGACTGGACGCAGGGCCGCTTCCCCGGGTTCACCACGCCCGATCCGAGCTACCACGGCGTGGTGTTCGCCGAGCTGGGACCGCCGGCGTTCGCGCTGAAGGCGCGCGTGCAGCTGCTGCGCGACTTCGGCTCTGCCGCCTCACCGTTCAACGCGTTCCTGGTGGCCCAGGGCCTGGAGACGCTGAGCCTGCGGATCGAGCGGCACGTCGCCAACGCACAACGGGTCGCGGAATTCCTCGAGGGGCACGCCGGCGTGGTGTCGGTCAACTACGCGGGGCTGCCCAGCTCGCCGTGGCACGAGCGGGCAAAGAAGTTGGCCCCCAAGGGAACCGGCGCGGTGCTGGCGTTCGAGCTGGCCGGCGGTATCGAGGCCGGCAAGGCGTTCGTGAACGCGCTGCAACTGCACAGCCACGTCGCCAACATCGGCGACGTGCGATCGCTGGTGATCCACCCGGCGTCGACCACCCACGCCCAGCTGAGCCCGGCCGAGCAGCTGAGCACCGGCGTCACGCCGGGCCTGGTGCGGCTGGCCGTCGGCATCGAGAACATCGACGACATCCTGGCCGACCTCGAGCTCGGGTTCGCCGCCGTCCCCAAAAGCTCAGACCCGCAGGCCGTGGCGGCTTTTTAG
- the metX gene encoding homoserine O-acetyltransferase MetX has product MTISDVPTQTLPAEGEVGLVDIGSLTTESGAVIDNVCIAVQRWGELSPTRDNVVVVLHALTGDSHITGPAGPGHPTPGWWDGIAGPGAPIDTNRWCAVATNVLGGCRGSTGPSSLARDGKPWGSRFPLITVRDQVEADIAALDALGINQVAAVVGGSMGGARALEWMVGHPERVRAGLLLAVGARATADQIGTQTTQIAAIKADPNWQGGDYHDTGRMPDAGLAIARRFAHLTYRGELELDNRFGNDSQSDEDPSDGGRYAVQSYLEHQGDKILARFDAGSYVILTETLNSHDVGRGRGGVKKALRRCPVPAVVGGITSDRLYPLRLQQEMAELLPGCTGLAVVDSICGHDGFLVETEAVGELIRETLDLAASEGACRR; this is encoded by the coding sequence ATGACGATCTCCGACGTCCCCACGCAAACGTTGCCCGCCGAAGGCGAGGTTGGCCTGGTCGATATCGGCTCGCTGACCACCGAAAGCGGCGCCGTCATCGACAACGTCTGTATTGCCGTGCAGCGCTGGGGCGAGCTGTCCCCCACGCGCGACAACGTCGTGGTGGTGCTGCACGCTCTCACCGGCGATTCCCACATCACCGGCCCGGCCGGGCCGGGGCACCCCACGCCCGGCTGGTGGGACGGAATCGCCGGCCCGGGCGCACCGATAGACACCAACCGCTGGTGCGCGGTGGCCACCAACGTGCTGGGCGGTTGCCGTGGCTCCACCGGGCCGAGTTCGCTTGCCCGCGACGGAAAGCCATGGGGCTCCCGGTTTCCGCTGATCACCGTGCGCGACCAGGTGGAGGCGGACATCGCCGCGCTCGACGCGCTGGGAATAAACCAGGTCGCCGCTGTAGTTGGCGGATCCATGGGCGGCGCACGGGCTTTGGAATGGATGGTCGGCCACCCCGAGCGGGTTCGGGCCGGACTGCTGCTGGCGGTCGGGGCGCGTGCCACCGCCGACCAGATCGGCACTCAGACGACTCAGATCGCGGCGATCAAGGCCGACCCGAATTGGCAGGGCGGCGATTACCACGACACCGGGCGCATGCCGGATGCCGGACTGGCGATCGCCCGGCGCTTCGCCCATCTGACTTACCGCGGCGAGCTCGAGCTCGACAACAGGTTCGGCAACGACAGCCAGAGCGACGAGGATCCGTCGGACGGCGGGCGCTACGCGGTGCAGAGCTACCTGGAACACCAGGGCGACAAGATCCTGGCCCGCTTCGATGCCGGCAGTTACGTGATCCTGACCGAGACGCTGAACAGCCACGACGTCGGCCGCGGCCGCGGCGGGGTCAAGAAAGCGTTGCGCAGGTGCCCGGTACCGGCGGTGGTCGGCGGCATCACCTCCGACCGGCTCTACCCGCTGCGCTTGCAGCAGGAGATGGCCGAGTTGCTGCCCGGCTGCACCGGGCTCGCGGTTGTCGACTCCATCTGCGGACATGACGGCTTTCTGGTGGAAACCGAGGCGGTGGGCGAATTGATCCGCGAGACACTGGATTTGGCCGCGAGCGAAGGCGCGTGTCGCCGGTGA
- a CDS encoding class I SAM-dependent methyltransferase, which produces MTRARHEQSLSFGSAAAAYERGRPSYPPEAIDWLLPRGARQVLDLGAGTGKLTTRLVERGLDVVAVDPIPDMLEVLSASLPETRAVLGTAEEIPLEDNSVDAVLVAQAWHWVDPERAIPEVARVLRPGGRLGLVWNTRDERLGWVRELGQIIGSDGDGRRFDVTLPPPFGERQRHQVEWTNYLTPQALIDLVASRSYCITSPAEVRTQTLDQVRELLATHPALANSTGLAMPYVTVCIRATLGG; this is translated from the coding sequence GTGACCCGCGCTCGGCACGAACAGTCCCTGTCGTTCGGTTCGGCGGCCGCAGCCTATGAGCGTGGCCGCCCGTCGTATCCACCCGAGGCGATCGACTGGCTGTTGCCCCGGGGCGCGCGCCAGGTGCTCGACCTGGGTGCGGGTACCGGCAAGCTGACCACCCGGCTGGTGGAACGCGGCCTCGACGTCGTGGCTGTGGACCCGATTCCGGACATGCTCGAAGTGCTCAGCGCCTCGCTGCCGGAAACCCGCGCGGTGCTGGGCACCGCCGAAGAGATTCCGTTGGAGGACAACAGCGTTGACGCCGTGCTGGTAGCCCAGGCGTGGCACTGGGTGGACCCGGAACGCGCGATTCCCGAGGTGGCCCGGGTGCTGCGGCCCGGCGGGCGCCTCGGCCTGGTGTGGAACACCCGCGACGAGCGGCTCGGCTGGGTGCGCGAGCTCGGTCAGATCATCGGCAGCGACGGCGACGGCCGCCGTTTCGACGTGACGCTGCCACCGCCCTTCGGCGAGCGTCAACGCCATCAAGTCGAATGGACGAATTACCTTACGCCGCAAGCGTTGATCGATCTGGTGGCCTCGCGCAGCTACTGCATCACCTCGCCGGCCGAGGTCCGCACGCAGACCCTCGACCAGGTGCGCGAACTGCTGGCCACCCATCCGGCGCTGGCGAATTCAACGGGCCTGGCCATGCCGTATGTCACGGTGTGCATCCGCGCGACGCTGGGCGGTTGA
- a CDS encoding PPE family protein, SVP subgroup, giving the protein MEFATLPPEVNSGRIYAGPGSGPMLAAAEAWEMLAAELHSTANSYESVVSGLTAGPWLGPSSASMAAAASSYVTWLSRTAAQAEQTATQATAAAAAYEEAFAATVPPPVVAANRSLLASLIATNVLGQNTPAIAATEAEYGEMWAQDATAMCGYSGSTAAATQLTPFTAPQQNTNQGGAAGITQSTVSSVSDPASSVSDAVSGVTNALGVSSPRDALDLGADAIAYGVDAPLAPLGAISLPIDLVGAQTGLHTDDIVSGWDATGVPSAAVSETSPPSAPGAGTNFVSTRVAAGLGQANTVGSLSVPPTWAASTPAVRPIALALPAAPAGNAAQAMAPSLEGSFGEMALAGTAGRAIREGFGAKGREQRGKDPVGLQPASAAARRVGDEDAVADGEPRTVVTGIAAEIRDFARLRDEGLLTNEQFNEQRNRLLGL; this is encoded by the coding sequence ATGGAATTCGCGACACTTCCGCCTGAAGTCAATTCCGGCCGCATCTACGCCGGGCCGGGTTCGGGACCGATGCTCGCCGCCGCGGAGGCCTGGGAAATGCTTGCGGCAGAACTGCATTCGACGGCGAACTCCTACGAATCGGTGGTTTCCGGGCTCACCGCGGGTCCGTGGCTGGGACCCTCATCGGCGTCGATGGCAGCCGCCGCATCCTCATATGTGACGTGGCTGAGCCGTACCGCCGCGCAAGCCGAGCAGACCGCCACCCAGGCCACGGCGGCGGCCGCCGCCTACGAGGAAGCCTTCGCCGCGACGGTCCCGCCTCCGGTGGTTGCGGCCAACCGTAGCCTGCTGGCGTCGTTGATTGCCACAAATGTGTTGGGGCAGAACACCCCAGCGATCGCGGCCACCGAAGCCGAGTACGGCGAGATGTGGGCCCAGGATGCCACCGCGATGTGCGGCTACTCGGGCTCCACGGCGGCGGCCACACAGCTCACGCCGTTCACCGCACCACAGCAGAACACCAATCAGGGTGGGGCGGCCGGGATTACGCAGAGCACGGTCTCGAGTGTCTCCGACCCGGCTTCCTCGGTGTCAGACGCGGTGAGCGGCGTGACGAATGCACTCGGTGTGTCGTCGCCGCGTGACGCCCTCGATCTCGGCGCCGACGCCATTGCCTACGGAGTCGACGCCCCGCTGGCTCCGCTGGGCGCGATATCGCTGCCGATCGACCTCGTCGGCGCCCAGACCGGTTTACACACCGATGACATCGTTTCCGGGTGGGACGCCACGGGGGTCCCGTCGGCGGCCGTGTCGGAAACCTCTCCACCGTCGGCGCCGGGGGCCGGCACGAACTTTGTGTCGACGAGGGTGGCCGCGGGGTTAGGCCAGGCGAACACGGTCGGCTCGCTGTCAGTGCCGCCCACCTGGGCCGCGTCGACACCGGCGGTGCGCCCGATCGCCCTGGCCTTACCGGCCGCGCCGGCCGGCAACGCAGCGCAGGCGATGGCGCCCAGTTTGGAAGGTTCGTTCGGGGAGATGGCCCTGGCCGGCACGGCCGGACGTGCAATCCGCGAGGGTTTCGGCGCGAAAGGCCGTGAGCAACGCGGCAAAGACCCGGTCGGGCTGCAGCCGGCCAGCGCCGCGGCGCGCAGGGTCGGGGATGAAGACGCGGTCGCCGACGGCGAGCCGCGCACCGTGGTGACGGGAATTGCGGCCGAAATTCGTGATTTCGCCCGATTGCGCGACGAAGGCCTGTTGACCAATGAGCAATTCAACGAGCAGCGAAACCGCCTGCTCGGCCTGTGA
- a CDS encoding MFS transporter: MPTAAEYASAVQEYPAAKAADRQRWKPIVLLALVVGLQSADAGTVGALVVPLTQSLHINNIQVGLLVTVSTGVGALATLLAGPLADRTVRVRLLWIALLVCSAAMALSAASPNYGWLLACRVALGAGIAVSGPVVASLVGDYFRPAERGRVYGFVLAGEGTCTAIGLLVAGELGAVSWRLGFGWLAAVGFILSVAVVTLLREPLRGGRPCDTTADSRRSSVWRELRWVLSIRTNVVLIAASSFGYFFSTGLSTFGVALLCGRFQIGQSVATMLIAVLGVGALTGVLTTGRIADWLTNRGHINARIMVGGAAFLAAAVFILPTLLADNLLLALTFAFLAGTAMGGVNAPLNAARLDIVHSRLWGTAEAVRSTLVSISTGLAPLAFGAVSTAMGGTPSALGDTFLIMLVMLIVAAGLLLCLARRTYPRDVATAMASEVLTATPPLRPSRTAVSLGGGRC; the protein is encoded by the coding sequence GTGCCGACGGCCGCAGAGTACGCCTCCGCGGTACAGGAGTATCCGGCCGCGAAAGCTGCGGATCGCCAGCGGTGGAAGCCAATCGTGCTGCTCGCTTTGGTGGTTGGGCTGCAAAGCGCCGACGCCGGCACCGTGGGAGCACTGGTTGTTCCGCTCACGCAGTCATTGCACATCAACAACATTCAGGTTGGGCTACTGGTTACCGTGTCAACCGGCGTGGGTGCTCTCGCCACGCTACTGGCCGGACCACTCGCCGATCGCACCGTACGGGTTCGCCTGCTGTGGATAGCGCTGCTGGTGTGTTCGGCGGCAATGGCGTTGAGCGCGGCCAGCCCGAACTACGGCTGGCTGCTGGCCTGCCGGGTGGCCCTTGGTGCCGGGATCGCGGTCTCCGGTCCCGTGGTGGCGTCGCTGGTCGGTGATTACTTCAGGCCTGCCGAGCGCGGCCGTGTGTACGGGTTCGTCCTCGCCGGCGAAGGTACCTGTACGGCGATCGGGTTGCTGGTCGCGGGCGAACTCGGCGCCGTCAGCTGGCGGCTGGGCTTCGGCTGGCTGGCCGCGGTGGGGTTCATCCTCAGCGTCGCGGTGGTGACGCTGCTTCGTGAACCGCTGCGCGGCGGCCGCCCCTGCGACACGACCGCCGATTCACGGCGCAGCTCGGTCTGGCGGGAACTACGTTGGGTGCTCTCGATCCGTACCAATGTCGTTCTGATTGCGGCATCCTCGTTCGGCTACTTCTTCTCCACCGGGTTGAGCACCTTCGGCGTCGCGCTGCTGTGCGGCCGGTTTCAGATCGGCCAGTCGGTGGCTACCATGCTGATCGCCGTCCTCGGCGTCGGTGCGCTGACCGGTGTGCTCACCACCGGACGCATCGCCGACTGGCTGACGAACCGGGGTCACATCAACGCGCGAATCATGGTGGGCGGAGCGGCTTTTCTCGCCGCGGCGGTGTTCATTCTTCCCACGCTGCTCGCCGACAACCTTTTGCTCGCACTGACATTCGCGTTCCTCGCCGGGACCGCAATGGGCGGGGTAAACGCGCCGCTGAACGCGGCAAGGCTGGACATCGTGCATTCGCGGCTGTGGGGCACGGCCGAGGCAGTCCGCAGCACCCTGGTGTCGATATCAACGGGATTGGCGCCGCTCGCATTCGGCGCGGTGTCCACCGCGATGGGCGGCACGCCAAGCGCGTTGGGCGATACCTTCCTGATCATGCTGGTCATGCTGATCGTCGCCGCGGGCCTGCTGTTGTGCCTGGCCCGCCGCACCTATCCGCGCGATGTCGCGACGGCGATGGCTTCCGAAGTGTTGACGGCTACTCCTCCGCTTCGTCCGAGTCGCACAGCAGTCTCTCTGGGTGGTGGAAGGTGTTGA